In Lycium ferocissimum isolate CSIRO_LF1 chromosome 11, AGI_CSIRO_Lferr_CH_V1, whole genome shotgun sequence, a single genomic region encodes these proteins:
- the LOC132035868 gene encoding small ubiquitin-related modifier 1, which yields MSQAAEEDKKPAGGDQVHINLKVKGQDGNEVFFRIKRSTQLKKLMNAYCDRQSVDFNSIAFLFDGRRLRGEQTPDELEMEDGDEIDAMLHQTGGSTV from the exons atgtcgcaAGCAGCAGAGGAAGATAAGAAGCCAGCTGGTGGAGATCAAGTTCACATCAACCTTAAAGTGAAAGGACAG GATGGTAATGAAGTCTTCTTTAGGATTAAAAGAAGCACCCAGCTTAAGAAACTCATGAATGCATATTGTGACCGGCAGTCGGTGGACTTCAATTCAATTGCCTTCTTGTTTGATGGTCGCCGTCTTCGTGGAGAGCAGACTCCAGATGAG CTGGAGATGGAGGACGGTGATGAAATTGATGCAATGCTGCATCAAACTGGAGGCTCAACTGTTTGA
- the LOC132035870 gene encoding uncharacterized protein LOC132035870 isoform X2 — MGSIDYGKCLFPLTSLQIGDLQSYLSHLYVFLAPESKRLYILVDNRPWLRDLVSKPAHLWQLMVTKSRLSPFANTRGRKQRKESGGILDIKSGQELSTSESESENVRRWFRFIDAATLSRKRELLPVKKLRNSLILNSKLHRTLYGFIVFEVAWNDVRGINYFNELQTDTSLAIETKFMKRWEFDSVAQAARCMSSWFSGTDTEHHLLKECLESTIGEVFYDSQDNFRETTDVADSDVSAANSSDEDESPCGSIRSFSTYPATENGETSLHTPTPLDGPHKRRKLLKSISKRLNVDILSEEPFSETIESQLHGDPSYRSTSEVVDEASQYKDVLLLFRFNDRDFPFKLRDIILSDLRLLRLLEAGLPSWVIFLQSYPVFCHIYRPWMCPLARFLYVIISVVTVLIGFYDLYKNVPVLKATASSLFGPLFDWIETWEMVSRIQYLGTMLFLHNFQKAFKWFLMTMRTIRSFFSVLTQPMAGPLVEFVEFFLPFSNMLAQILEDFLSVLWFTVGSSYTLVGKTIEILLLPLWYIISFAWNLVTYLFYPIFWILWETMYAPIRLVFGLSSLLGFLCTSIYEVIMDSWLFVSSIVRVTSQVEATVSSSASGVSIWRTLWNDLFSQIFKALRSILYGFVAFFTACNRHRLSGWIQKKRTTSENSERSIDEKDTSAPLTCTAKVNCVTDQEVSMGGM; from the exons ATGGGGAGCATTGATTATGGCAAATGTCTCTTTCCCTTGACAAGTTTGCAAATCGG GGACTTGCAATCCTATCTTTCACATCTTTACGTTTTCCTCGCCCCTGAGAGTAAGAGACTATATATCTTGGTGGACAACCGTCCATGGCTTAGAGATCTTGTCTCTAAACCTGCACACTTATGGCAATTGATGGTTACCAAG TCAAGGTTATCTCCGTTTGCGAATACTAGAGGGCGGAAGCAGAGGAAGGAGAGTGGAGGTATATTGGATATAAAATCCGGTCAAGAATTAAGCACGAGCGAATCAGAATCTGAAAACGTCAGAAGATGGTTTCGCTTTATTGATGCTGCAACATTGTCCAGAAAGAGGGAATTATTACCTGTAAAGAAATTGAGGAACTCTTTGATCTTGAATAGCAAATTGCATAGGACATTGTACGGGTTCATTGTGTTTGAAGTTGCGTGGAATGATGTTCGTGGTATAAATTATTTCAATGAGCTTCAG ACAGATACATCACTTGCCATAGAaacaaaattcatgaaaagatgGGAATTTGATAGTGTAGCACAAGCTGCTAGATGCATGTCATCATGGTTCTCTGGGACTGACACCGAGCATCATCTGCTGAAAGAGTGTTTGGAATCTACTATAG GAGAGGTATTTTATGATTCTCAAGACAATTTTCGAGAGACTACTGATGTGGCTGACAGTGATGTTTCTGCTGCCAATTCAAGTGACGAGGATGAATCTCCTTGCGGTTCAATTAGAAGTTTCAGTACGTACCCTGCGACAGAAAATGGTGAAACTTCTCTGCATACACCAACTCCACTTGATGGACCTCATAAGAGAAGAAAACTTTTGAAGTCTATCAGTAAGCGACTCAATGTTGATATACTCTCTGAGGAGCCCTTTTCTGAAACTATTGAATCACAACTACATGGTGATCCCTCTTACAGAAGTACGTCTGAAGTAGTTGATGAAGCCTCCCAGTACAAGGATGTTTTGCTTTTGTTTCGGTTTAATGATCGCGATTTCCCTTTCAAACTAAGAGACATCATTCTTTCGGACTTGCGGTTGCTTAGACTACTGGAAGCTGGGCTTCCTTCATGGGTCATATTTCTCCAGTCCTATCCAGTATTTTGCCATATTTATCGCCCATGGATGTGCCCTCTAGCAAGATTTTTATATGTCATAATCTCTGTAGTTACTGTTCTGATTGGATTTTATGATCTATACAAAAATGTACCTGTACTCAAAGCGACAGCATCTAGTTTGTTCGGGCCACTTTTTGATTGGATTGAAACATGGGAAATGGTATCAAGAATTCAGTACTTGGGGACCATGCTATTTCTGCACAATTTTCAGAAGGCGTTCAAGTGGTTCCTCATGACAATGCGTACTATTCGGTCATTTTTCTCAGTTCTTACACAGCCAATGGCAGGTCCACTTGTTGAGTTTGTGGAATTCTTCCTTCCTTTCTCTAATATGTTGGCACAAATTCTAGAAGATTTCTTGTCAGTATTATGGTTTACGGTCGGGTCTTCTTACACTCTGGTGGGAAAAACTATTGAGATTTTATTACTACCTCTCTGGTATATCATATCGTTTGCTTGGAATCTCG TGACTTATTTATTTTACCCTATCTTCTGGATTCTGTGGGAAACAATGTATGCTCCAATCCGTCTGGTCTTTGGTTTGTCTAGCCTACTGGGCTTTTTATGTACTTCTATATATGAAGTCATTATGGATTCATGGCTGTTCGTGAGTAGCATAGTTCGAGTCACTTCTCAGGTGGAGGCCACAGTGTCATCCAGCGCCAGTGGGGTATCCATATGGCGTACTCTTTGGAATGACCTTTTCTCCCAG ATTTTCAAAGCTCTTCGAAGTATTCTCTATGGTTTTGTTGCCTTCTTCACAGCCTGCAACAGACACCGGCTAAG TGGGTGGATACAGAAGAAGCGCACCACCAGCGAAAATTCAGAAAGATCGATTGATGAAAAAGACACCTCTGCGCCTCTAACATGTACAGCAAAAGTTAACTGCGTCACTGACCAGGAAGTTTCCATGGGCGGCATGTAG
- the LOC132035870 gene encoding uncharacterized protein LOC132035870 isoform X1, whose translation MGSIDYGKCLFPLTSLQIGDLQSYLSHLYVFLAPESKRLYILVDNRPWLRDLVSKPAHLWQLMVTKSRLSPFANTRGRKQRKESGGILDIKSGQELSTSESESENVRRWFRFIDAATLSRKRELLPVKKLRNSLILNSKLHRTLYGFIVFEVAWNDVRGINYFNELQTDTSLAIETKFMKRWEFDSVAQAARCMSSWFSGTDTEHHLLKECLESTIGEVFYDSQDNFRETTDVADSDVSAANSSDEDESPCGSIRSFSTYPATENGETSLHTPTPLDGPHKRRKLLKSISKRLNVDILSEEPFSETIESQLHGDPSYRSTSEVVDEASQYKDVLLLFRFNDRDFPFKLRDIILSDLRLLRLLEAGLPSWVIFLQSYPVFCHIYRPWMCPLARFLYVIISVVTVLIGFYDLYKNVPVLKATASSLFGPLFDWIETWEMVSRIQYLGTMLFLHNFQKAFKWFLMTMRTIRSFFSVLTQPMAGPLVEFVEFFLPFSNMLAQILEDFLSVLWFTVGSSYTLVGKTIEILLLPLWYIISFAWNLVTYLFYPIFWILWETMYAPIRLVFGLSSLLGFLCTSIYEVIMDSWLFVSSIVRVTSQVEATVSSSASGVSIWRTLWNDLFSQIFKALRSILYGFVAFFTACNRHRLSIYNHMSDFLQRLSHPAKRSRPAERGRSPQTSGTQITWVDTEEAHHQRKFRKID comes from the exons ATGGGGAGCATTGATTATGGCAAATGTCTCTTTCCCTTGACAAGTTTGCAAATCGG GGACTTGCAATCCTATCTTTCACATCTTTACGTTTTCCTCGCCCCTGAGAGTAAGAGACTATATATCTTGGTGGACAACCGTCCATGGCTTAGAGATCTTGTCTCTAAACCTGCACACTTATGGCAATTGATGGTTACCAAG TCAAGGTTATCTCCGTTTGCGAATACTAGAGGGCGGAAGCAGAGGAAGGAGAGTGGAGGTATATTGGATATAAAATCCGGTCAAGAATTAAGCACGAGCGAATCAGAATCTGAAAACGTCAGAAGATGGTTTCGCTTTATTGATGCTGCAACATTGTCCAGAAAGAGGGAATTATTACCTGTAAAGAAATTGAGGAACTCTTTGATCTTGAATAGCAAATTGCATAGGACATTGTACGGGTTCATTGTGTTTGAAGTTGCGTGGAATGATGTTCGTGGTATAAATTATTTCAATGAGCTTCAG ACAGATACATCACTTGCCATAGAaacaaaattcatgaaaagatgGGAATTTGATAGTGTAGCACAAGCTGCTAGATGCATGTCATCATGGTTCTCTGGGACTGACACCGAGCATCATCTGCTGAAAGAGTGTTTGGAATCTACTATAG GAGAGGTATTTTATGATTCTCAAGACAATTTTCGAGAGACTACTGATGTGGCTGACAGTGATGTTTCTGCTGCCAATTCAAGTGACGAGGATGAATCTCCTTGCGGTTCAATTAGAAGTTTCAGTACGTACCCTGCGACAGAAAATGGTGAAACTTCTCTGCATACACCAACTCCACTTGATGGACCTCATAAGAGAAGAAAACTTTTGAAGTCTATCAGTAAGCGACTCAATGTTGATATACTCTCTGAGGAGCCCTTTTCTGAAACTATTGAATCACAACTACATGGTGATCCCTCTTACAGAAGTACGTCTGAAGTAGTTGATGAAGCCTCCCAGTACAAGGATGTTTTGCTTTTGTTTCGGTTTAATGATCGCGATTTCCCTTTCAAACTAAGAGACATCATTCTTTCGGACTTGCGGTTGCTTAGACTACTGGAAGCTGGGCTTCCTTCATGGGTCATATTTCTCCAGTCCTATCCAGTATTTTGCCATATTTATCGCCCATGGATGTGCCCTCTAGCAAGATTTTTATATGTCATAATCTCTGTAGTTACTGTTCTGATTGGATTTTATGATCTATACAAAAATGTACCTGTACTCAAAGCGACAGCATCTAGTTTGTTCGGGCCACTTTTTGATTGGATTGAAACATGGGAAATGGTATCAAGAATTCAGTACTTGGGGACCATGCTATTTCTGCACAATTTTCAGAAGGCGTTCAAGTGGTTCCTCATGACAATGCGTACTATTCGGTCATTTTTCTCAGTTCTTACACAGCCAATGGCAGGTCCACTTGTTGAGTTTGTGGAATTCTTCCTTCCTTTCTCTAATATGTTGGCACAAATTCTAGAAGATTTCTTGTCAGTATTATGGTTTACGGTCGGGTCTTCTTACACTCTGGTGGGAAAAACTATTGAGATTTTATTACTACCTCTCTGGTATATCATATCGTTTGCTTGGAATCTCG TGACTTATTTATTTTACCCTATCTTCTGGATTCTGTGGGAAACAATGTATGCTCCAATCCGTCTGGTCTTTGGTTTGTCTAGCCTACTGGGCTTTTTATGTACTTCTATATATGAAGTCATTATGGATTCATGGCTGTTCGTGAGTAGCATAGTTCGAGTCACTTCTCAGGTGGAGGCCACAGTGTCATCCAGCGCCAGTGGGGTATCCATATGGCGTACTCTTTGGAATGACCTTTTCTCCCAG ATTTTCAAAGCTCTTCGAAGTATTCTCTATGGTTTTGTTGCCTTCTTCACAGCCTGCAACAGACACCGGCTAAG TATCTATAATCATATGAGTGATTTTTTACAAAGATTATCTCACCCTGCGAAGAGGTCACGGCCTGCAGAACGTGGCCGCAGTCCACAAACGTCTGGAACACAAATCACA TGGGTGGATACAGAAGAAGCGCACCACCAGCGAAAATTCAGAAAGATCGATTGA
- the LOC132035870 gene encoding uncharacterized protein LOC132035870 isoform X3 yields MNLDLQSYLSHLYVFLAPESKRLYILVDNRPWLRDLVSKPAHLWQLMVTKSRLSPFANTRGRKQRKESGGILDIKSGQELSTSESESENVRRWFRFIDAATLSRKRELLPVKKLRNSLILNSKLHRTLYGFIVFEVAWNDVRGINYFNELQTDTSLAIETKFMKRWEFDSVAQAARCMSSWFSGTDTEHHLLKECLESTIGEVFYDSQDNFRETTDVADSDVSAANSSDEDESPCGSIRSFSTYPATENGETSLHTPTPLDGPHKRRKLLKSISKRLNVDILSEEPFSETIESQLHGDPSYRSTSEVVDEASQYKDVLLLFRFNDRDFPFKLRDIILSDLRLLRLLEAGLPSWVIFLQSYPVFCHIYRPWMCPLARFLYVIISVVTVLIGFYDLYKNVPVLKATASSLFGPLFDWIETWEMVSRIQYLGTMLFLHNFQKAFKWFLMTMRTIRSFFSVLTQPMAGPLVEFVEFFLPFSNMLAQILEDFLSVLWFTVGSSYTLVGKTIEILLLPLWYIISFAWNLVTYLFYPIFWILWETMYAPIRLVFGLSSLLGFLCTSIYEVIMDSWLFVSSIVRVTSQVEATVSSSASGVSIWRTLWNDLFSQIFKALRSILYGFVAFFTACNRHRLSIYNHMSDFLQRLSHPAKRSRPAERGRSPQTSGTQITWVDTEEAHHQRKFRKID; encoded by the exons ATGAATCT GGACTTGCAATCCTATCTTTCACATCTTTACGTTTTCCTCGCCCCTGAGAGTAAGAGACTATATATCTTGGTGGACAACCGTCCATGGCTTAGAGATCTTGTCTCTAAACCTGCACACTTATGGCAATTGATGGTTACCAAG TCAAGGTTATCTCCGTTTGCGAATACTAGAGGGCGGAAGCAGAGGAAGGAGAGTGGAGGTATATTGGATATAAAATCCGGTCAAGAATTAAGCACGAGCGAATCAGAATCTGAAAACGTCAGAAGATGGTTTCGCTTTATTGATGCTGCAACATTGTCCAGAAAGAGGGAATTATTACCTGTAAAGAAATTGAGGAACTCTTTGATCTTGAATAGCAAATTGCATAGGACATTGTACGGGTTCATTGTGTTTGAAGTTGCGTGGAATGATGTTCGTGGTATAAATTATTTCAATGAGCTTCAG ACAGATACATCACTTGCCATAGAaacaaaattcatgaaaagatgGGAATTTGATAGTGTAGCACAAGCTGCTAGATGCATGTCATCATGGTTCTCTGGGACTGACACCGAGCATCATCTGCTGAAAGAGTGTTTGGAATCTACTATAG GAGAGGTATTTTATGATTCTCAAGACAATTTTCGAGAGACTACTGATGTGGCTGACAGTGATGTTTCTGCTGCCAATTCAAGTGACGAGGATGAATCTCCTTGCGGTTCAATTAGAAGTTTCAGTACGTACCCTGCGACAGAAAATGGTGAAACTTCTCTGCATACACCAACTCCACTTGATGGACCTCATAAGAGAAGAAAACTTTTGAAGTCTATCAGTAAGCGACTCAATGTTGATATACTCTCTGAGGAGCCCTTTTCTGAAACTATTGAATCACAACTACATGGTGATCCCTCTTACAGAAGTACGTCTGAAGTAGTTGATGAAGCCTCCCAGTACAAGGATGTTTTGCTTTTGTTTCGGTTTAATGATCGCGATTTCCCTTTCAAACTAAGAGACATCATTCTTTCGGACTTGCGGTTGCTTAGACTACTGGAAGCTGGGCTTCCTTCATGGGTCATATTTCTCCAGTCCTATCCAGTATTTTGCCATATTTATCGCCCATGGATGTGCCCTCTAGCAAGATTTTTATATGTCATAATCTCTGTAGTTACTGTTCTGATTGGATTTTATGATCTATACAAAAATGTACCTGTACTCAAAGCGACAGCATCTAGTTTGTTCGGGCCACTTTTTGATTGGATTGAAACATGGGAAATGGTATCAAGAATTCAGTACTTGGGGACCATGCTATTTCTGCACAATTTTCAGAAGGCGTTCAAGTGGTTCCTCATGACAATGCGTACTATTCGGTCATTTTTCTCAGTTCTTACACAGCCAATGGCAGGTCCACTTGTTGAGTTTGTGGAATTCTTCCTTCCTTTCTCTAATATGTTGGCACAAATTCTAGAAGATTTCTTGTCAGTATTATGGTTTACGGTCGGGTCTTCTTACACTCTGGTGGGAAAAACTATTGAGATTTTATTACTACCTCTCTGGTATATCATATCGTTTGCTTGGAATCTCG TGACTTATTTATTTTACCCTATCTTCTGGATTCTGTGGGAAACAATGTATGCTCCAATCCGTCTGGTCTTTGGTTTGTCTAGCCTACTGGGCTTTTTATGTACTTCTATATATGAAGTCATTATGGATTCATGGCTGTTCGTGAGTAGCATAGTTCGAGTCACTTCTCAGGTGGAGGCCACAGTGTCATCCAGCGCCAGTGGGGTATCCATATGGCGTACTCTTTGGAATGACCTTTTCTCCCAG ATTTTCAAAGCTCTTCGAAGTATTCTCTATGGTTTTGTTGCCTTCTTCACAGCCTGCAACAGACACCGGCTAAG TATCTATAATCATATGAGTGATTTTTTACAAAGATTATCTCACCCTGCGAAGAGGTCACGGCCTGCAGAACGTGGCCGCAGTCCACAAACGTCTGGAACACAAATCACA TGGGTGGATACAGAAGAAGCGCACCACCAGCGAAAATTCAGAAAGATCGATTGA
- the LOC132035870 gene encoding uncharacterized protein LOC132035870 isoform X4, whose amino-acid sequence MDLQSYLSHLYVFLAPESKRLYILVDNRPWLRDLVSKPAHLWQLMVTKSRLSPFANTRGRKQRKESGGILDIKSGQELSTSESESENVRRWFRFIDAATLSRKRELLPVKKLRNSLILNSKLHRTLYGFIVFEVAWNDVRGINYFNELQTDTSLAIETKFMKRWEFDSVAQAARCMSSWFSGTDTEHHLLKECLESTIGEVFYDSQDNFRETTDVADSDVSAANSSDEDESPCGSIRSFSTYPATENGETSLHTPTPLDGPHKRRKLLKSISKRLNVDILSEEPFSETIESQLHGDPSYRSTSEVVDEASQYKDVLLLFRFNDRDFPFKLRDIILSDLRLLRLLEAGLPSWVIFLQSYPVFCHIYRPWMCPLARFLYVIISVVTVLIGFYDLYKNVPVLKATASSLFGPLFDWIETWEMVSRIQYLGTMLFLHNFQKAFKWFLMTMRTIRSFFSVLTQPMAGPLVEFVEFFLPFSNMLAQILEDFLSVLWFTVGSSYTLVGKTIEILLLPLWYIISFAWNLVTYLFYPIFWILWETMYAPIRLVFGLSSLLGFLCTSIYEVIMDSWLFVSSIVRVTSQVEATVSSSASGVSIWRTLWNDLFSQIFKALRSILYGFVAFFTACNRHRLSIYNHMSDFLQRLSHPAKRSRPAERGRSPQTSGTQITWVDTEEAHHQRKFRKID is encoded by the exons AT GGACTTGCAATCCTATCTTTCACATCTTTACGTTTTCCTCGCCCCTGAGAGTAAGAGACTATATATCTTGGTGGACAACCGTCCATGGCTTAGAGATCTTGTCTCTAAACCTGCACACTTATGGCAATTGATGGTTACCAAG TCAAGGTTATCTCCGTTTGCGAATACTAGAGGGCGGAAGCAGAGGAAGGAGAGTGGAGGTATATTGGATATAAAATCCGGTCAAGAATTAAGCACGAGCGAATCAGAATCTGAAAACGTCAGAAGATGGTTTCGCTTTATTGATGCTGCAACATTGTCCAGAAAGAGGGAATTATTACCTGTAAAGAAATTGAGGAACTCTTTGATCTTGAATAGCAAATTGCATAGGACATTGTACGGGTTCATTGTGTTTGAAGTTGCGTGGAATGATGTTCGTGGTATAAATTATTTCAATGAGCTTCAG ACAGATACATCACTTGCCATAGAaacaaaattcatgaaaagatgGGAATTTGATAGTGTAGCACAAGCTGCTAGATGCATGTCATCATGGTTCTCTGGGACTGACACCGAGCATCATCTGCTGAAAGAGTGTTTGGAATCTACTATAG GAGAGGTATTTTATGATTCTCAAGACAATTTTCGAGAGACTACTGATGTGGCTGACAGTGATGTTTCTGCTGCCAATTCAAGTGACGAGGATGAATCTCCTTGCGGTTCAATTAGAAGTTTCAGTACGTACCCTGCGACAGAAAATGGTGAAACTTCTCTGCATACACCAACTCCACTTGATGGACCTCATAAGAGAAGAAAACTTTTGAAGTCTATCAGTAAGCGACTCAATGTTGATATACTCTCTGAGGAGCCCTTTTCTGAAACTATTGAATCACAACTACATGGTGATCCCTCTTACAGAAGTACGTCTGAAGTAGTTGATGAAGCCTCCCAGTACAAGGATGTTTTGCTTTTGTTTCGGTTTAATGATCGCGATTTCCCTTTCAAACTAAGAGACATCATTCTTTCGGACTTGCGGTTGCTTAGACTACTGGAAGCTGGGCTTCCTTCATGGGTCATATTTCTCCAGTCCTATCCAGTATTTTGCCATATTTATCGCCCATGGATGTGCCCTCTAGCAAGATTTTTATATGTCATAATCTCTGTAGTTACTGTTCTGATTGGATTTTATGATCTATACAAAAATGTACCTGTACTCAAAGCGACAGCATCTAGTTTGTTCGGGCCACTTTTTGATTGGATTGAAACATGGGAAATGGTATCAAGAATTCAGTACTTGGGGACCATGCTATTTCTGCACAATTTTCAGAAGGCGTTCAAGTGGTTCCTCATGACAATGCGTACTATTCGGTCATTTTTCTCAGTTCTTACACAGCCAATGGCAGGTCCACTTGTTGAGTTTGTGGAATTCTTCCTTCCTTTCTCTAATATGTTGGCACAAATTCTAGAAGATTTCTTGTCAGTATTATGGTTTACGGTCGGGTCTTCTTACACTCTGGTGGGAAAAACTATTGAGATTTTATTACTACCTCTCTGGTATATCATATCGTTTGCTTGGAATCTCG TGACTTATTTATTTTACCCTATCTTCTGGATTCTGTGGGAAACAATGTATGCTCCAATCCGTCTGGTCTTTGGTTTGTCTAGCCTACTGGGCTTTTTATGTACTTCTATATATGAAGTCATTATGGATTCATGGCTGTTCGTGAGTAGCATAGTTCGAGTCACTTCTCAGGTGGAGGCCACAGTGTCATCCAGCGCCAGTGGGGTATCCATATGGCGTACTCTTTGGAATGACCTTTTCTCCCAG ATTTTCAAAGCTCTTCGAAGTATTCTCTATGGTTTTGTTGCCTTCTTCACAGCCTGCAACAGACACCGGCTAAG TATCTATAATCATATGAGTGATTTTTTACAAAGATTATCTCACCCTGCGAAGAGGTCACGGCCTGCAGAACGTGGCCGCAGTCCACAAACGTCTGGAACACAAATCACA TGGGTGGATACAGAAGAAGCGCACCACCAGCGAAAATTCAGAAAGATCGATTGA
- the LOC132035870 gene encoding uncharacterized protein LOC132035870 isoform X5, whose translation MVTKSRLSPFANTRGRKQRKESGGILDIKSGQELSTSESESENVRRWFRFIDAATLSRKRELLPVKKLRNSLILNSKLHRTLYGFIVFEVAWNDVRGINYFNELQTDTSLAIETKFMKRWEFDSVAQAARCMSSWFSGTDTEHHLLKECLESTIGEVFYDSQDNFRETTDVADSDVSAANSSDEDESPCGSIRSFSTYPATENGETSLHTPTPLDGPHKRRKLLKSISKRLNVDILSEEPFSETIESQLHGDPSYRSTSEVVDEASQYKDVLLLFRFNDRDFPFKLRDIILSDLRLLRLLEAGLPSWVIFLQSYPVFCHIYRPWMCPLARFLYVIISVVTVLIGFYDLYKNVPVLKATASSLFGPLFDWIETWEMVSRIQYLGTMLFLHNFQKAFKWFLMTMRTIRSFFSVLTQPMAGPLVEFVEFFLPFSNMLAQILEDFLSVLWFTVGSSYTLVGKTIEILLLPLWYIISFAWNLVTYLFYPIFWILWETMYAPIRLVFGLSSLLGFLCTSIYEVIMDSWLFVSSIVRVTSQVEATVSSSASGVSIWRTLWNDLFSQIFKALRSILYGFVAFFTACNRHRLSIYNHMSDFLQRLSHPAKRSRPAERGRSPQTSGTQITWVDTEEAHHQRKFRKID comes from the exons ATGGTTACCAAG TCAAGGTTATCTCCGTTTGCGAATACTAGAGGGCGGAAGCAGAGGAAGGAGAGTGGAGGTATATTGGATATAAAATCCGGTCAAGAATTAAGCACGAGCGAATCAGAATCTGAAAACGTCAGAAGATGGTTTCGCTTTATTGATGCTGCAACATTGTCCAGAAAGAGGGAATTATTACCTGTAAAGAAATTGAGGAACTCTTTGATCTTGAATAGCAAATTGCATAGGACATTGTACGGGTTCATTGTGTTTGAAGTTGCGTGGAATGATGTTCGTGGTATAAATTATTTCAATGAGCTTCAG ACAGATACATCACTTGCCATAGAaacaaaattcatgaaaagatgGGAATTTGATAGTGTAGCACAAGCTGCTAGATGCATGTCATCATGGTTCTCTGGGACTGACACCGAGCATCATCTGCTGAAAGAGTGTTTGGAATCTACTATAG GAGAGGTATTTTATGATTCTCAAGACAATTTTCGAGAGACTACTGATGTGGCTGACAGTGATGTTTCTGCTGCCAATTCAAGTGACGAGGATGAATCTCCTTGCGGTTCAATTAGAAGTTTCAGTACGTACCCTGCGACAGAAAATGGTGAAACTTCTCTGCATACACCAACTCCACTTGATGGACCTCATAAGAGAAGAAAACTTTTGAAGTCTATCAGTAAGCGACTCAATGTTGATATACTCTCTGAGGAGCCCTTTTCTGAAACTATTGAATCACAACTACATGGTGATCCCTCTTACAGAAGTACGTCTGAAGTAGTTGATGAAGCCTCCCAGTACAAGGATGTTTTGCTTTTGTTTCGGTTTAATGATCGCGATTTCCCTTTCAAACTAAGAGACATCATTCTTTCGGACTTGCGGTTGCTTAGACTACTGGAAGCTGGGCTTCCTTCATGGGTCATATTTCTCCAGTCCTATCCAGTATTTTGCCATATTTATCGCCCATGGATGTGCCCTCTAGCAAGATTTTTATATGTCATAATCTCTGTAGTTACTGTTCTGATTGGATTTTATGATCTATACAAAAATGTACCTGTACTCAAAGCGACAGCATCTAGTTTGTTCGGGCCACTTTTTGATTGGATTGAAACATGGGAAATGGTATCAAGAATTCAGTACTTGGGGACCATGCTATTTCTGCACAATTTTCAGAAGGCGTTCAAGTGGTTCCTCATGACAATGCGTACTATTCGGTCATTTTTCTCAGTTCTTACACAGCCAATGGCAGGTCCACTTGTTGAGTTTGTGGAATTCTTCCTTCCTTTCTCTAATATGTTGGCACAAATTCTAGAAGATTTCTTGTCAGTATTATGGTTTACGGTCGGGTCTTCTTACACTCTGGTGGGAAAAACTATTGAGATTTTATTACTACCTCTCTGGTATATCATATCGTTTGCTTGGAATCTCG TGACTTATTTATTTTACCCTATCTTCTGGATTCTGTGGGAAACAATGTATGCTCCAATCCGTCTGGTCTTTGGTTTGTCTAGCCTACTGGGCTTTTTATGTACTTCTATATATGAAGTCATTATGGATTCATGGCTGTTCGTGAGTAGCATAGTTCGAGTCACTTCTCAGGTGGAGGCCACAGTGTCATCCAGCGCCAGTGGGGTATCCATATGGCGTACTCTTTGGAATGACCTTTTCTCCCAG ATTTTCAAAGCTCTTCGAAGTATTCTCTATGGTTTTGTTGCCTTCTTCACAGCCTGCAACAGACACCGGCTAAG TATCTATAATCATATGAGTGATTTTTTACAAAGATTATCTCACCCTGCGAAGAGGTCACGGCCTGCAGAACGTGGCCGCAGTCCACAAACGTCTGGAACACAAATCACA TGGGTGGATACAGAAGAAGCGCACCACCAGCGAAAATTCAGAAAGATCGATTGA